The following proteins come from a genomic window of Canis lupus dingo isolate Sandy chromosome 20, ASM325472v2, whole genome shotgun sequence:
- the LINGO3 gene encoding leucine-rich repeat and immunoglobulin-like domain-containing nogo receptor-interacting protein 3, whose translation MTCWLCVLSLQLLLLPAAPPPAGGCPARCECTAQTRAVACPRRRLTAVPDGIPAETRLLELSRNRIRCLNPGDLATLPLLEELDLSENVIAHVEPGAFANLPRLRVLRLRGNLLKLIPPGVFTRLDNLTLLDLSENKLVILLDYTFQDLRSLRRLEVGDNHLVFISRRAFAGLLALEELTLERCNLTALSGESLGHLRGLGALRLRHLAIAALEDQNFRRLPGLLHLEIDNWPLLEEVAAGSLQGLNLTSLSVTHTNITAVPAAALRHQAHLTCLNLSHNPISTVPRGSFRDLVRLRELHLAGALLAVVEPQAFLGLRQIRLLNLSNNLLSTLEENTFHSVNTLETLRVDGNPLACDCRLLWIVQRRKTLNFDGRLPACATPAEVRGDALRNLPDSVLFEYFVCRKPKIRERRLQRVTAAAGDDVRFQCRAEGEPAPTVAWVTPRHRAVTASSAGRTRVLPGGTLEIQGARPQDSGTYTCVASNAGGNDTYFATLTVRPEPAANRTPSEGRNETQAAVRFPLDLTTILVSTAMGCITFLGVVLFCFLLLFVWSRGRGQHKNNFSVEYSFRKVDGPAAATGQGGARKFTMKMI comes from the coding sequence ATGACCTGCTGGCTGTGCGTCCTGAgcctgcagctcctgctcctgcccgcggccccgccccccgccggcggCTGCCCGGCCCGCTGCGAGTGCACGGCGCAGACACGCGCGGTGGCCTGTCCCCGGCGCCGGCTGACCGCCGTGCCCGACGGCATCCCGGCCGAGACGCGCCTGCTGGAGCTCAGCCGCAACCGCATCCGCTGCCTGAACCCCGGCGACCTGGCCACCCTGCCGCTGCTGGAGGAGCTGGACCTGAGCGAGAACGTGATCGCGCACGTGGAGCCGGGCGCCTTCGCCAACCTGCCGCGCCTGCGCGTCCTGCGGCTGCGCGGGAACCTGCTCAAGCTCATCCCGCCCGGGGTCTTCACACGCCTGGACAACCTCACGCTGCTGGACCTGAGCGAGAACAAGCTGGTCATCCTGCTGGACTACACCTTCCAGGACCTGCGCAGCCTCCGCCGGCTGGAGGTGGGCGACAACCACCTGGTGTTCATCTCGCGCCGGGCCTTCGCGGGGCTGCTGGCGCTCGAGGAGCTGACCCTGGAGCGCTGCAACCTGACGGCGCTGTCGGGCGAGTCCCTGGGCCACCTGCGCGGCCTGGGCGCGCTGCGGCTGCGGCACCTGGCCATCGCCGCCCTGGAGGACCAGAACTTCCGCAGGCTCCCGGGCCTGCTGCACCTCGAGATCGACAACTGGCCACTGCTGGAGGAGGTGGCCGCGGGCAGCCTGCAGGGCCTCAACCTGACCTCGCTGTCCGTCACACACACCAACATCACGGCCGTGCCCGCGGCCGCGCTCCGCCACCAGGCCCACCTCACCTGCCTCAACCTGTCGCACAACCCCATCAGCACGGTGCCGCGCGGCTCCTTCCGAGACCTGGTGCGCCTGCGCGAGCTGCACCTGGCGGGCGCCCTGCTGGCGGTGGTGGAGCCGCAGGCCTTCCTGGGGCTGCGGCAGATCCGTCTGCTCAACCTCTCCAACAACCTGCTGTCCACGCTGGAGGAGAACACCTTCCACTCGGTCAACACGCTGGAGACGCTGCGCGTGGACGGGAACCCGCTGGCCTGCGACTGCCGCCTGCTGTGGATCGTGCAGCGCCGCAAGACCCTCAACTTCGACGGGCGGCTGCCGGCCTGCGCCACCCCGGCCGAGGTCCGCGGCGACGCGCTGCGCAACCTGCCCGACTCGGTGCTCTTCGAGTACTTCGTGTGCCGCAAACCCAAGATCCGCGAGCGGCGGCTGCAGCGCGTCACGGCGGCCGCGGGCGACGACGTGCGCTTCCAGTGCCGCGCCGAGGGCGAGCCGGCGCCCACCGTGGCCTGGGTGACGCCGCGGCACCGCGCGGTGACCGCCTCCAGCGCGGGGCGCACGCGGGTGCTGCCCGGGGGCACGCTGGAGATCCAGGGCGCGCGCCCGCAGGACAGCGGCACCTACACGTGCGTGGCCAGCAATGCGGGCGGCAACGACACCTACTTCGCCACGCTGACCGTGCGGCCCGAGCCGGCCGCCAACCGGACCCCGAGCGAGGGCCGCAACGAGACGCAGGCGGCCGTGCGCTTCCCGCTGGACCTCACCACCATCCTGGTGTCCACCGCCATGGGCTGCATCACCTTCCTGGGCGTCGTCCTCTTCTGCTTCCTGCTGCTCTTCGTGTGGAGCCGCGGCCGCGGGCAGCACAAGAACAACTTCTCGGTGGAGTACTCCTTCCGCAAGGTGGACGGGCCCGCCGCCGCCACCGGCCAGGGGGGCGCCCGCAAGTTCACCATGAAGATGATCTGA
- the PEAK3 gene encoding protein PEAK3 isoform X2: MSSPEPPTGTPGPDAPTWPTQPTYSNLGEVRAQLLPSKACRPRAPGPPPTDPQPLPPPLPKKTLCRTRSLPMHRVPSTSPAPAPAGQPRRPFLGSHSVDESQAASDKAWPACPPAEPRFGSLDTSLGAPWYDLHRPEAMRTMLEARQLEGVRAVRARLRARLLGGHPGPCQPGHGFRLLDRSPCVESGDALYYRMVRVGDEAWHMLAAKVSKPGAEEPHPWGLELQASLAPHFNLQGLCGPVPEGALPDVPWRGPVVLAAEVPELTVTQWLEEAGRRQRPEEFPWVVAVLLLQLTSALEHLEARGAALAELRPENLLLVAPRGCAAAGPPRLLLADFGRVRPRPPGPPGAHALQLGRLLRALLGPAEPCASPLAAGLEALAARLGRSRPSAAQARGALQALLWGPGPELHRQGAPLGPWLQVRRALLVLHLAERASAGEAPGLEDWLCCEYLAEATEASVGRALALLWD; the protein is encoded by the exons ATGAGCAGCCCCGAGCCACCGACTGGGACCCCCGGGCCTGACGCCCCCACCTGGCCGACTCAGCCCACCTACAGCAACCTCG GTGAGGTCCGCGCCCAGCTGCTGCCCTCCAAGGCCTGCCGTCCCCGGGCACCTGGGCCCCCCCCGACCGACCcgcagcccctgcccccgcccctgcccaagAAGACGCTGTGCAGGACCCGCTCCCTGCCCATGCACAGGGTCCCCAGCACCAGCCCTGCCCCGGCTCCGGCTGGGCAGCCTCGGAGGCCTTTCCTGGGGTCCCACAGTGTGGACGAGAGCCAGGCGGCCAGTGACAAAGCTTGGCCAGCCTGTCCCCCTGCAGAGCCGCGCTTCGGCTCCCTGGACACCTCGCTGGGCGCCCCCTGGTACGACCTGCACCGGCCCGAGGCCATGCGCACCATGCTGGAGGCGCGGCAGCTGGAGGGGGTCCGCGCGGTGCGGGCTCGGCTCCGGGCCCGGCTGCTGGGGGGCCACCCGGGCCCCTGCCAACCCGGCCACGGCTTCCGGCTCCTGGACCGCTCGCCTTGCGTGGAGAGCGGGGACGCCCTCTACTACCGCATGGTGCGGGTGGGCGACGAGGCGTGGCACATGCTGGCCGCCAAG GTGTCCAAGCCCGGAGCGGAGGAGCCCCACCCCTGGGGCCTGGAGCTGCAGGCCTCGCTCGCCCCGCACTTCAACCTGCAGGGCCTGTGCGGCCCGGTGCCCGAGGGCGCGCTGCCCGACGTGCCCTGGAGAGGCCCGGTGGTGCTGGCGGCCGAGGTGCCCGAGCTCACGGTGACGCAATGGCTGGAGGAGGCGGGCAGGCGGCAGCGGCCCGAGGAGTTCCCCTGGGTGGTGGCcgtgctgctgctgcagctgacGTCAGCCCTGGAGCACCTGGAGGCGCGGGGCGCCGCCCTGGCCGAGCTGCGGCCTGAGAACCTGCTGCTGGTGGCGCCCCGGGGCTGTGCGGCCGCCGGGCCCCCGCGCCTGCTGCTGGCCGACTTTGGCCGCGTCCGCCCtcggcccccgggccccccgggcGCCCACGCGCTGCAGCTGGGCCGCCTGCTCCGCGCCCTACTCGGCCCCGCGGAGCCCTGCGCCTCCCCCTTGGCTgcgggcctggaggctctggcgGCGCGGCTGGGCCGCTCCCGGCCCTCGGCCGCCCAGGCGCGGGGTGCGCTGCAGGCGCTGCTCTGGGGGCCCGGGCCCGAGCTGCACCGCCAGGGAGCCCCGCTGGGGCCGTGGCTGCAGGTGCGCCGCGCGCTGCTCGTGCTGCACCTGGCGGAGCGGGCCTCGGCCGGGGAGGCGCCGGGCCTGGAGGACTGGCTGTGCTGTGAGTACCTGGCTGAGGCCACCGAGGCCTCCGTGGGCCGCGCCCTGGCGCTGCTGTGGGACTGA
- the PEAK3 gene encoding protein PEAK3 isoform X1 — MQRAPPSLRSDGCTVLPGGRGPQVSLAGPRRQLPGGPPTLVTPVLQHRVLPERLRGDFPASPAWKGAQRGRRADPGLQRVKGGKQTETVPHSCLGPRPAHHPHVRAPTPASMSSPEPPTGTPGPDAPTWPTQPTYSNLGEVRAQLLPSKACRPRAPGPPPTDPQPLPPPLPKKTLCRTRSLPMHRVPSTSPAPAPAGQPRRPFLGSHSVDESQAASDKAWPACPPAEPRFGSLDTSLGAPWYDLHRPEAMRTMLEARQLEGVRAVRARLRARLLGGHPGPCQPGHGFRLLDRSPCVESGDALYYRMVRVGDEAWHMLAAKVSKPGAEEPHPWGLELQASLAPHFNLQGLCGPVPEGALPDVPWRGPVVLAAEVPELTVTQWLEEAGRRQRPEEFPWVVAVLLLQLTSALEHLEARGAALAELRPENLLLVAPRGCAAAGPPRLLLADFGRVRPRPPGPPGAHALQLGRLLRALLGPAEPCASPLAAGLEALAARLGRSRPSAAQARGALQALLWGPGPELHRQGAPLGPWLQVRRALLVLHLAERASAGEAPGLEDWLCCEYLAEATEASVGRALALLWD; from the exons ATGCAGCGAGCACCCCCCTCCCTGCGGTCTGACGGTTGCACGGTGCTTCCGGGCGGCCGCGGGCCACAGGTCAGCCTGGCAGGCCCCAGGCGGCAGCTCCCCGGAGGACCCCCCACCCTGGTCACTCCAGTCCTGCAG CACAGGGTCCTTCCTGAAAGGTTGAGGGGTGacttccctgcctcccctgcctggaAGGGAGCCCAGAGAGGGCGACGGGCCGACCCAGGGCTCCAGCGGGTCAAGGGTGGGAAGCAGACGGAGACTGTCCCCCACTCGTGCCTAGGTCCCCGCCCTGCTCACCACCCCCACGTGCGTGCCCCTACGCCGGCCAGCATGAGCAGCCCCGAGCCACCGACTGGGACCCCCGGGCCTGACGCCCCCACCTGGCCGACTCAGCCCACCTACAGCAACCTCG GTGAGGTCCGCGCCCAGCTGCTGCCCTCCAAGGCCTGCCGTCCCCGGGCACCTGGGCCCCCCCCGACCGACCcgcagcccctgcccccgcccctgcccaagAAGACGCTGTGCAGGACCCGCTCCCTGCCCATGCACAGGGTCCCCAGCACCAGCCCTGCCCCGGCTCCGGCTGGGCAGCCTCGGAGGCCTTTCCTGGGGTCCCACAGTGTGGACGAGAGCCAGGCGGCCAGTGACAAAGCTTGGCCAGCCTGTCCCCCTGCAGAGCCGCGCTTCGGCTCCCTGGACACCTCGCTGGGCGCCCCCTGGTACGACCTGCACCGGCCCGAGGCCATGCGCACCATGCTGGAGGCGCGGCAGCTGGAGGGGGTCCGCGCGGTGCGGGCTCGGCTCCGGGCCCGGCTGCTGGGGGGCCACCCGGGCCCCTGCCAACCCGGCCACGGCTTCCGGCTCCTGGACCGCTCGCCTTGCGTGGAGAGCGGGGACGCCCTCTACTACCGCATGGTGCGGGTGGGCGACGAGGCGTGGCACATGCTGGCCGCCAAG GTGTCCAAGCCCGGAGCGGAGGAGCCCCACCCCTGGGGCCTGGAGCTGCAGGCCTCGCTCGCCCCGCACTTCAACCTGCAGGGCCTGTGCGGCCCGGTGCCCGAGGGCGCGCTGCCCGACGTGCCCTGGAGAGGCCCGGTGGTGCTGGCGGCCGAGGTGCCCGAGCTCACGGTGACGCAATGGCTGGAGGAGGCGGGCAGGCGGCAGCGGCCCGAGGAGTTCCCCTGGGTGGTGGCcgtgctgctgctgcagctgacGTCAGCCCTGGAGCACCTGGAGGCGCGGGGCGCCGCCCTGGCCGAGCTGCGGCCTGAGAACCTGCTGCTGGTGGCGCCCCGGGGCTGTGCGGCCGCCGGGCCCCCGCGCCTGCTGCTGGCCGACTTTGGCCGCGTCCGCCCtcggcccccgggccccccgggcGCCCACGCGCTGCAGCTGGGCCGCCTGCTCCGCGCCCTACTCGGCCCCGCGGAGCCCTGCGCCTCCCCCTTGGCTgcgggcctggaggctctggcgGCGCGGCTGGGCCGCTCCCGGCCCTCGGCCGCCCAGGCGCGGGGTGCGCTGCAGGCGCTGCTCTGGGGGCCCGGGCCCGAGCTGCACCGCCAGGGAGCCCCGCTGGGGCCGTGGCTGCAGGTGCGCCGCGCGCTGCTCGTGCTGCACCTGGCGGAGCGGGCCTCGGCCGGGGAGGCGCCGGGCCTGGAGGACTGGCTGTGCTGTGAGTACCTGGCTGAGGCCACCGAGGCCTCCGTGGGCCGCGCCCTGGCGCTGCTGTGGGACTGA